In Cycloclasticus sp., a single genomic region encodes these proteins:
- a CDS encoding DUF6632 domain-containing protein: MLYKSNIPAMRHLSIALVVLGISFLALPILVELLPSMFRWSNPAVNMADEHMIVSIYYALGICFFIAAKDPLRNAILIDFTIISSILHGTVMAYYALVLEGEMAHMWGDIPFMYAMAIGFYIYHPRRLARAAA, from the coding sequence ATGCTTTATAAAAGCAATATCCCAGCTATGCGCCACCTGTCAATTGCACTAGTGGTTTTGGGTATATCATTCCTCGCATTACCAATTCTTGTGGAGTTGTTACCCAGTATGTTTCGCTGGTCAAATCCGGCGGTCAACATGGCCGATGAGCATATGATTGTGTCGATATATTATGCTTTAGGTATTTGCTTTTTTATTGCCGCTAAAGACCCGCTGCGTAATGCAATCCTTATTGATTTCACCATCATCTCAAGTATTTTGCATGGTACCGTGATGGCTTATTACGCCCTAGTACTGGAAGGTGAAATGGCGCACATGTGGGGTGACATACCCTTTATGTACGCAATGGCGATAGGTTTTTACATTTACCACCCGCGTCGTCTTGCACGTGCGGCTGCTTAA
- a CDS encoding tRNA (5-methylaminomethyl-2-thiouridylate)-methyltransferase: MSKQRKAVALISGGLDSLLAAKVMLEQGVHVEGINFYTGFCVEGHTHAIRKKDKAKPKRNNALWSAETLGIKLHIIDIIEEYKDVLINPKHGYGANMNPCLDCKVFMVGKAKEWADENGFDFIITGEVIGQRPMSQRKETMPIISEESGAEDRLLRPLCAQNLPETLPEREGWVNRDELYDFSGRTRKPQMALAEKFGFDDYAQPAGGCCFLTDKAYSVKLTDLWASRGKRDYEIDDIMLLKVGRHFRPKPNFKIIVAREEGENNFLQGYKKQFITLRTMSHKGPLTLLDGTASDEDLVLAAKIVARFSQGRDADTVDVEVAEKNGVAKNIAVKPFAADEIQEAWRV; the protein is encoded by the coding sequence ATGTCAAAACAACGTAAGGCGGTCGCACTTATTTCAGGCGGCCTAGATTCATTATTAGCGGCAAAAGTAATGCTTGAGCAAGGCGTTCATGTGGAAGGTATTAACTTTTACACTGGGTTTTGTGTGGAAGGGCACACCCATGCGATTCGTAAAAAAGACAAGGCGAAGCCGAAACGCAATAACGCACTTTGGAGTGCGGAAACGCTGGGCATAAAACTGCACATCATTGATATTATTGAAGAATATAAAGATGTGTTGATCAACCCAAAACACGGTTATGGGGCAAACATGAACCCATGCTTGGACTGTAAAGTGTTTATGGTGGGTAAAGCCAAAGAGTGGGCAGACGAGAATGGTTTTGATTTTATTATTACCGGTGAGGTCATCGGCCAGCGCCCTATGTCGCAACGTAAAGAAACGATGCCGATTATTTCGGAAGAATCTGGTGCAGAAGATCGTTTATTGAGGCCGTTATGCGCACAAAATTTACCAGAAACATTACCCGAACGTGAAGGTTGGGTTAATCGTGATGAATTGTATGACTTCAGTGGCCGTACACGTAAACCACAAATGGCCTTGGCTGAAAAATTTGGTTTTGATGATTACGCGCAACCAGCCGGTGGCTGTTGCTTCTTAACGGATAAGGCCTATTCGGTGAAGTTGACGGATTTATGGGCGTCACGCGGTAAACGCGACTATGAAATAGACGACATTATGTTGTTAAAAGTAGGCCGTCATTTTCGCCCTAAACCAAACTTTAAAATAATAGTGGCGCGCGAAGAAGGTGAGAACAACTTTTTACAAGGCTATAAAAAACAGTTTATTACGCTAAGAACAATGAGTCATAAAGGGCCATTAACATTACTGGATGGCACGGCGAGTGATGAAGATTTGGTGCTTGCAGCGAAAATTGTTGCACGTTTCAGTCAAGGGCGTGATGCGGATACGGTTGATGTGGAAGTGGCTGAGAAAAATGGTGTGGCTAAAAACATCGCGGTAAAACCTTTTGCGGCGGATGAAATTCAAGAGGCTTGGCGGGTATGA
- a CDS encoding sulfurtransferase TusA family protein produces the protein MIELDARRLMCPMPVIKTQNIIKTLSTGDNVRVTCTDPGVMQDIPAWCRINGHTVLKTEEIDHEYILTIEVGKD, from the coding sequence ATGATTGAGTTAGATGCGCGTCGATTGATGTGTCCTATGCCAGTTATTAAAACGCAAAATATCATTAAAACGTTGTCAACTGGTGATAACGTGCGGGTAACGTGTACCGATCCGGGCGTTATGCAGGATATTCCAGCTTGGTGCAGAATTAATGGACATACTGTGTTAAAAACTGAGGAAATTGACCACGAATATATCCTTACTATCGAAGTTGGAAAGGATTAA